The DNA region ACTTCAGAGTCAGTTCGACCGCGGCCAGAAAGTCCTCAGCAGATCCGATGTCGTTGATGGCGACCTGCTTGGTGGCCGGGGCGGTCGTTGCGATAGTCATGTAGTGGGTTGTCCTTGTTGGGTTGGGTATCGGGCTGGGACGCACGGGCAGACAGCTGCCTGCGGCCTCAGCGGGGTGGATTGGATTGCGAATGTCACGCACGCATGGCAATGAAGCCACGAGGGTGACGTTTCACAGTACCAGAACGCTGCTGTGGCCCGCATTATTTCGCGCTGCGGCCATCGGTTCAGCGCGCCCCCAGTGCTGCCGTCAGCCGCTCGAGTCCGTACGCGAAGGCCTGCTCCACGTCTCCCCCGAGCCGGAATGATCCCGACAGCTCCATGTTCACGAAGCCGGTCGCCCACGCCGTGAGCAGGCGCGCGGCATCGAGCGCGGCATCCGCCCCCACGAGTTCGCCGGTGGCCCGAAGCACCGGCACGGCGGCACGGGCCATCGCCGCCTCGGCGCCGTCCGCGGTGAAGAGCAGACGGAATCCCTGCGGATACCGGTGCGCGAACGAGCGGTACGTGCGCGCCAGCCCCCCGATCGAGCCGTCCGATGCCTCCAGCTGACGCGCCAGGTCGTTCGCCGTCTCCTCTGCCACCAGTGTCAGCAGCGCGTCGCGGTCGCGCACCCGCTTGTAGAGCGACGGCGCGCGGACCCCCACCTGCTCGGCGACCGCATGCATCGTGAGCTTGGCGGGACCGGCCGATTCCAGGATGCTGCGTCCCGCGGCCACGATCTCGGCGAGCGATGTGCGTTCCGGCGTAGGCATGAGCGGGCTCCAGACGATGGTGACGATGGCTATTGACCAAAGCTATCATAGCTATGTACCATAGCCATCAATACCCGCACCCACCGAGGAGAACGCATGCAACTCGCACCGCACCTGCACCGGATCGGCAACGACGTCGTCGCGGCCTACCTGGTCGACGCACCGGAGGGCATCACGCTGATCGACGCCGGCCTGCCGGGACACTGGCGTAACCTACGGGCCGAGTTGACGGCGATGGGGAGGTCCATCGAGGAGGTCCGCGGCGTCGTGCTCACGCACGGAGACAGCGACCACATCGGTTTCGCCGAGCGGCTCCGCGAGGCGCACGGCGTTCCGGTCTACGTGCACGCCGCGGACGCCGATCGCGCCCGGGGCGGTGACAAGCCGAAGCTGACGATGGGGCCGATGCGCCTCGGCGCCACGGTGCGGTTCTTCGCCTATGCGCTGCGCAAGGGCGGAATGCGGACGCATTACCTGACCGAGGTGGTGGAGGTGAACGACGGAGAGGTCCTACCGCTGCCCGGCGCGCCGGTCGTGATCGGGCTGCCTGGTCACTCCCCCGGCAGCATCGCCGTGCACGTGCCGTTCGCAGATGCGCTCTTCGTCGGCGACGCGTTGACGACACGGCACGTCCTGACCGGACGGACGGGCATGCAGCCCGCGCCGTTCACCGACGAACCGTCGCGCGCGCTGGAATCGCTCGGACGCCTGGCGACGGTGGCGGCCGGCTGGGTGCTGCCCGGTCACGGCGCCCCATGGCAGGGGCGGCCTGCGGATGTGGCGGCTGCCGTGCGCGAGGGCATCAGCCCTTGAAATCGTCCGGATCGACGTCGTCCAGAAATCGCTTGAACTCGTCGAGCCGCTGCTCGGCCTCGATCGCCGTCTCGGCACCGCTCTCCAGCTGGCTCTCCAGCTCCGCCTCGAGCTCGGTTTCGATGTCGCTCTCGGTGACCGTGTCCGGCACGCCGGCATCATCCATGACCGCGTCGGCCACCCAGATCGGCGCGCCGACCCGCGAAGCCAGGGCAACGGCATCCGATGGCCGAGCGTCCACGACACGCTGCCCCAGACTGCTGGAGAGCGTGACCTCCGCGTAGAAGGTGCCCTCCTCGATGCGGGTCACCGCGACCCCGGTCACCGACGCGTCCAGCGAGTCCAGCAGCGATCGCATCAGGTCATGGGCGAGGGGACGCGGCACCGCAGCCCCCTCGACCGCGACCAGGATGGAGGTCGCTTCCATCTGACCGATCCAGATCGGGAGGATGCGACCCTCACCGGCGATCTCGTCCAGCGGTTTGAGCAGGATGACGTGCTGGCCTGTGGGGTCGAGCGCGACTCCGGCGACGCGAACCTGGATCATCGGCCCTCCTGCCTCATGGGCGCGTGTGTCCCATCGTAGGCTCCTGCTGCGCGCCGGCCAGAAGAGGATCAGGACCGCGCTGCACCGGCCGCGGCAGGTTCGTCGGGCAGGACCAGCGCAAGCTCGCGCGTGTCATCCCACGGTTCGGTCCAGCCCAGGCGAGTGAACAGCCCGTCCAGCAGCATGCCGGTGAACCCCCAGACGAGGTGAGCGTCCTCACCCTGACCCACCAGGAAGCCGGGTCCGCGCCACTCCTGGCCGTCGCGCCGGATGACCGTCACGCCGCGGTTCGCGGGGTCGACCAGGTCGGCGACGGGTGCCCGGAAGACATCGGCCGACTCGGCGTGGTCCACCGCGTGCACGGGTGACGGATGCCGCCACCACGCCAACACGGGAGTCACCAGATGCCGGGAGTACGCCAGCGGCAGATCCTCCAGTGTGCCGAGCACCTCGACCCCGGCCGGGTCGAGCCCGGTCTCCTCGCGAGCCTCGCGCACGGCAGCGGCGATGGGTGAGTCATCCTCCGGATCCACGCGGCCGCCGGGAAGTGCCACCTGCCCCGGGTGCGATCGCAGCGTCGTCGCACGCGAGAGCAGAAGCAGGTCGAGATCGCGGGAGAGCGCGTCGGACTGCGCCTGGTGCTCGCTGGAGAGCGAGTCGAGGATGCCGAACAGCACCAGCACCGCCGCACGACGCGGGTTCTCCCCCAGCGGTACGCGGGAGAGCACGTCGAACTCCGCTCCGCCCAGGCCGGCTGCGGCGGCCTTCGCGACGCTGATGAGCTGCGCACGGGCACGCTGGGGGGCGGAGTCGGATGGCATCCGTTCAGGCTACGCCGGAAGGCTCGGCGCGCAGACGGTCGGTCGCCGTCTCGTCCAGAGCGCGCAGCGCGAGGAACGTGATCCACTTTCGACGGATGCCCCGGCGGCACATCGAGCGGGAACCACATGCGGCCGGGGATGTCGTCCTCCTGCAGCCACGTGCCATCACGCCGACGCCGTGATCGGACGAGCTCGAGGCTCTCCGCCGCACGCGGATCGAGCGGCTCGCGGTCGTGACGCGCCGCACGGGTGACGTAGTCGACCGCCTTCAACGCCGTGAACGGCGCGCGGAAGGGATAGAGGATCGTGCTCGCCCACGAGCCGACCTCCTCGCCGGTGGTCAGCCGGTAGCGCAGGCGCCGCTCCAGCAGGTACTCCTCTCCCCGCTTGCGTGCCGCCCGCAGCTGCGCGGTCCCGCCGGTCCGCTGCTCATACTCGAGCAGCGCGACGAGGGCGTTGATGGTGGAGTGGAACGAGGACCTGGTGGAGCCGTCCACCCAATCGCAGTTCCATCCGCCGTCGGCGAGCTGATGATCGGGGAACCATTGAGCCAGCCCGGCGACATCCGCGCCGAGCCAGGCGCCGTTGGCCAGCGTCATGGCGTTGATGCACACGTCCACCTCACCGTCCCAGTACGGCGAGTCGTCGTACTCCCACCGGGAGTTGCGGGCCAGCTTTTCGGCCGTGCCGGCCAGGGCGGCGGCATCCAGTCCCCACTCGCGCAGCGTCGTCAGCGTCCATGTCGTCGCCGTCCAGGGCTGACCGGCTTCGTCGTCGCTTCGGTCCGCGGGGAAGAACGCCCCGCCCGCCCATTGCCCGTCCGGGTCCTGATGTGCCAGCAGGGCCGCACCGTGCCCCTCGGTCGCGATGCGCGCACGGGTGGCCTGCCAGGTCTCGGCCGGGGCGTCGAGCAGGTCGCGCTCGACCTGCCACCGCAGCACAGGATCGGAGTCAAGCAGCCAGGAAGTCACGTCCATGCCCACACGGTAGGACGTGGTGCCGACGTGCGCCAAGGGCGGAGGAACACGGGCTGCCCGAACCTGCGGTGGCCACGGCTGCGGCAGGCATCTACCCTCGATGCATGGCGAGCGGAGCCGAAGCGGGCTGGTACGACGACGGCAGCGGAAAGCAGCGCTGGTGGGACGGCACACGCTGGAGCGCGCACTACGTCGACCTGAGTGAACCCGCCATCGAACTGCGGGCCGACGCAGGACCCGCGATCAGCGGTTCGGCAGAAGAGGGCTGGTACGACGACGGGCGCGGCCGTCAGCGGTGGTGGAACGGGACGCGATGGACGGATGCCGCCAGGTTCACCGGCCAGGAGCGATCGTTCGCCGGAGTCGTGGTCGACGGCCGCTGGCTCCACTTCGGGGCGCTGAGCGAGCCGGCGGCCGGTGCGCGAGCCTCCGCCGAGACAGGGGCGCTGCTGCTCAAACGCGGGCTCCTCGGAAAGCCGGCGACCACGCGCACCCTGTTCGGCCCCGGCGGGCCGATCACCCCCCGGCTGCTGCCCCGTGCCGTGCGGGCGGACACGACGTACCTGTTCGTCCAGGTGGCCGGGCAGGTCTGGCTCGCGCCCGTTGCGACCGGCCAGGACCGCGAAGCCGAACAGTTCGCGACGTGGATCAACACCGTGTCCGACCACTACCGCTACCGCCCCTGATCCGTCTGAGCCTGCCACGCCCGGCGCCTGACACACGGTGATCGCGGTGCGTCGGGGTCTGCACTCGAGCGAGGATTGAGCGGTCCGCGTCAGGGCGCGCGGAGAACCTTGTACATCGCCTTGCCGCGCGCGAGTTCGTCGACCAGCTTGTCGAGATACCGGATCTGCCGCATCAGCGGATCTTCGATGTCCTGCACCCGGACACCGCAGACCACGCCGGTGATGAGCGAGGCATCGGGGTTCAGCCGGGCGTCGGCGAAGAACTCCGTGACGGTGGCGCCGTCGGCCAGATGCCGGCTGAGCTCGGCTTCGTCGAAGCCGGTCAGCCACCGGATGACTTCGTCGACTTCCTCCTTGGTACGGCCCTTCCGCTCGGCTTTGGCCACGTAGAGGGGGTAGACCGCCGCGAAGCTGGTCCGGAAGATCCTGCTCATGCCAGGAGTGTAATGCGACCCTCTGACCGCGCGTGGATGAGCGCCTCCTCGAAGGCGGGTGCGCGATCGCGTCCCGCCCACGCGGCGACCCCCTTGCGGACAATACCCCAGTCCACGATGCTATTCGCCAAGAATCACCCGTTTCTTTTCGTCGAGCAATGTGCTGGGGGTCCATCATGAGTCATCCGTCCGCGCGCAGGAACCGCAGAGCCGCGGTCGCGCTTCTGACCGCGTTCGCCGCCGCGATCTCGGTCGCGTCCGCCGGCGCGACGGCGGCGTCGGCCGACACGCCGCAGTCCTGGGTGGTCGCAACCGGCTTGGACAATCCGCGTCAGCTCTCCATCGGCGCCGGTGGAGCGATCTACGTCGCCGAGGCGGGCACGGGCGGCGACGGGGTCTGCGTGCCCGACCCCGAAGACCCCACCGCCAGCGAGTGCCTGGGCGACACCGGCGCTGTGACCGAGATACGGCGCGGCACCCAGACCCGGATCGTCACCGGTCTGGCCTCTCTGGCCGGCCCGGATGGCTCTGGCGCCACCGGCCCCTCCGCCGTGAGCGTGCGGGGCAACACCATCGCCGTGCTGATGGGCTTGGGGGGCGACCTCGACAAGCGCGCCGTCCTCGGAGCGGGCGGTGCTGCGCTGGGCACCGTGCTGACCGGCCGTATCGGCGGGGCGCTGAGCGTCGCAGCGGATGTGACCGCCTACGAGGCGGCAGCCAACCCCGACGGCGGGGAGGTCGATTCCAACCCCAGCGGATTCGTCGATGTCAACAGCAAGCGCTGGGCGGTGGCGGATGCCGGAGCGAACGCGGTCATCAGCGTGGGTGGCAACCTGCCCGACACGACGCTCGCCGTGCTCCCGCCGGTGCTCGCCGTTCCGCCGTGGGGAGGGGACCCGATTCCCGCCCAGTCGGTGCCGACGCAGGTGGTCACCGGCCCCGACGGCGCGTACTACGTCTCAGAGCTGCTCGGATTCCCCTTCCCTGCCGGGGAGTCCCGGATCTGGCGGGTCGTTCCCGGTCAGCAGCCGACGGTCTACGCAACCGGTCTGAGCAACGTGACGAGCCTCGTCTGGCAGCACCAGACGCTGTACGCCGTGCAATTCAGCGACGGCAGCCTGCTGAGCGAGGAGCCGCCGATCGGCTCGCTGCGCGAAGTCGTGCCGGGAGCCGAGGAGCACCCCGCCGTCCTTGCCGGGCTGCTCGCTCCCTATGGTGTGGCCGTTCACGGCAAGACCGCGTACGTCAGCGTCGGTGCCATCCTGCCCGGCGCGGGTGAGGTGCACGCGGTCGACCTCGGCTGAGCCCGGCTCACGGGCGCGGCCAGTCCCGCGCCCGTGAGCCGCTGCACCGAGGCGTACGGTCCCGGACGGCCTCGGCGGGGCGCCGATAATGAAGGGGTGGAGCCCTGGGAGATGCGCGAGTGGTACGCCGAGTACCTCGACGCATGCAACCGGCATGACCTGGACGCCGTCCGAGAGTTGGTCGATCCTTCGGTTCGGCGTGCGCACCTGCCCGGTGGGGCGGAAGCGTGGATCTCGGACATGGCCGAGCTCTTCCACGCATTCCCCGACTGGCGGTGGCGCCGCATCCAGCTCATCGTGGAGGACGATCGTCTCGCCGCGCATCTGCGCGCAAGCGGCACGCATCTCGGCGCATTCCGAGGCATTCCGCCGACACGACGTCACGCCAATGTGGCGGAGTTCGCGATCTACCGCGTCGCGAACCGACGCGTCGTGGAATTCTCCGGCACGACCGGCGATTTCGAACTGCTCGCCCAGCTGAGAGGCTGAGCCGCTCGCTCTTGCGTCGTGGGCTGTCGGCATGCTCCGGACCCGACGCTCGGTCTGAGTCCGGTACGCCCTGCCGGCGCCCGGCGGCCGGGGCGCGCAGCCGCGCACCCCATGGGACTAAAGTCCCGCCGTTATGGCGGGCGAGACGAAATCACTCTTGATTGCCGCGTCGTCCGTGCTTAGCTATTCGCACCCGGATTGGAGCGGCGGGAATGAGTGATGACGCGGTGACGCGTGCCGGCTCAGCGGACGACAATGACGTCCCTGACTCGGATGTAAGAGTGTTCGTCATCAATCACCGGGACATCGTCCGACGGGGCTTGCGGGCCGTGCTGGAAGACGCCGATGATCTCGTCGTCGTCGGGGAATCAGCCGGCGTCGAATCGTGCGTGCCCGAGGTGGAGAGGGCCGAGCCCGACGTCGCCATCATCGACGGGACCGGCGCGCCCACCGAAGCCGTAGAAGCCGTGCGGACCCTGCGAGATGAACGTGACGATGTCCAGTTAGTGATCCTCGGCCATGCCGACGTCGAACGCACCCGACGGACCGCGATAGACGCGGGCGCGGACGGCTATCTGCTCGATGACGCGGTGGCCGGCGATGTGCACGACGCGGTCCGTCACGCGGCACGCGGAGACCGGATGCCGGGCACGCCGGCCGGGGCCGGCGGGGCAGTTGCCGATCAGAACGAGATCGTTCCCGATCTGACCCTCCGCGAGAGACAGGTGCTGAGCCTGATCGCCGCCGGCATGACCAACCGCCAGATCGGCGAGCGGCTGGGTCTGGCGGAGAAGACCGTCAAGAACTACACCTCTGCGGTCCTGGCGAAGCTGCATGTGCAACGCCGCACGCAGGCGGCGATCTACAGCATGACCCACGCCGAGAACCCCGCTCCTCGCAGCCGAAACTAGTCGCCGCGCACCCAGCCGTGCCCCGCTCCGCCGCAGCCGGCTGAGCGTGAGTCGGCCCGGCCCGGCCCGGCCCGGCTGGCCCGCCGGAGGACCAATGGCACTTCCACCGACGCGGGGTTCTGACGGAATGTGGTGGTGCCGGCACTTCGCGGCGGCGACGCCGAAACGCGTCGACGTCCGCTCAACAGGAAGGAGAGCCGATGGATCGCTACCGGTTCTGCTCCGCGGCCTTGTCCTCGCTTCACGGGCACACCTTCCACGGCATCCATCCCTCTCATCGCAGCGAGCCGCCCGGTCGGGTCCATGGCGCGGACTCCGCCGGATCGCCGCTCGTTGGAGCGCAACTGCGCGGCTGACCCCGCCCAACGACCGTTGCCCGGCCGCCTGCGACGTCATCTGCGCGCACGCGGCGCAGATGACGTGTGGAGTCGGCTCTGTGCGACCACTCAGCCACACAGCCGACTTCGCCCACCCCTTCGGCACCCACAAGGAGCGACATGAACGACTAC from Microbacterium sp. zg-B185 includes:
- a CDS encoding TetR-like C-terminal domain-containing protein, with the protein product MPTPERTSLAEIVAAGRSILESAGPAKLTMHAVAEQVGVRAPSLYKRVRDRDALLTLVAEETANDLARQLEASDGSIGGLARTYRSFAHRYPQGFRLLFTADGAEAAMARAAVPVLRATGELVGADAALDAARLLTAWATGFVNMELSGSFRLGGDVEQAFAYGLERLTAALGAR
- a CDS encoding MBL fold metallo-hydrolase encodes the protein MQLAPHLHRIGNDVVAAYLVDAPEGITLIDAGLPGHWRNLRAELTAMGRSIEEVRGVVLTHGDSDHIGFAERLREAHGVPVYVHAADADRARGGDKPKLTMGPMRLGATVRFFAYALRKGGMRTHYLTEVVEVNDGEVLPLPGAPVVIGLPGHSPGSIAVHVPFADALFVGDALTTRHVLTGRTGMQPAPFTDEPSRALESLGRLATVAAGWVLPGHGAPWQGRPADVAAAVREGISP
- a CDS encoding bifunctional nuclease family protein gives rise to the protein MIQVRVAGVALDPTGQHVILLKPLDEIAGEGRILPIWIGQMEATSILVAVEGAAVPRPLAHDLMRSLLDSLDASVTGVAVTRIEEGTFYAEVTLSSSLGQRVVDARPSDAVALASRVGAPIWVADAVMDDAGVPDTVTESDIETELEAELESQLESGAETAIEAEQRLDEFKRFLDDVDPDDFKG
- a CDS encoding CoA pyrophosphatase, with the protein product MPSDSAPQRARAQLISVAKAAAAGLGGAEFDVLSRVPLGENPRRAAVLVLFGILDSLSSEHQAQSDALSRDLDLLLLSRATTLRSHPGQVALPGGRVDPEDDSPIAAAVREAREETGLDPAGVEVLGTLEDLPLAYSRHLVTPVLAWWRHPSPVHAVDHAESADVFRAPVADLVDPANRGVTVIRRDGQEWRGPGFLVGQGEDAHLVWGFTGMLLDGLFTRLGWTEPWDDTRELALVLPDEPAAAGAARS
- a CDS encoding DUF2510 domain-containing protein, whose protein sequence is MASGAEAGWYDDGSGKQRWWDGTRWSAHYVDLSEPAIELRADAGPAISGSAEEGWYDDGRGRQRWWNGTRWTDAARFTGQERSFAGVVVDGRWLHFGALSEPAAGARASAETGALLLKRGLLGKPATTRTLFGPGGPITPRLLPRAVRADTTYLFVQVAGQVWLAPVATGQDREAEQFATWINTVSDHYRYRP
- a CDS encoding DUF2200 domain-containing protein, with product MSRIFRTSFAAVYPLYVAKAERKGRTKEEVDEVIRWLTGFDEAELSRHLADGATVTEFFADARLNPDASLITGVVCGVRVQDIEDPLMRQIRYLDKLVDELARGKAMYKVLRAP
- a CDS encoding ScyD/ScyE family protein codes for the protein MSHPSARRNRRAAVALLTAFAAAISVASAGATAASADTPQSWVVATGLDNPRQLSIGAGGAIYVAEAGTGGDGVCVPDPEDPTASECLGDTGAVTEIRRGTQTRIVTGLASLAGPDGSGATGPSAVSVRGNTIAVLMGLGGDLDKRAVLGAGGAALGTVLTGRIGGALSVAADVTAYEAAANPDGGEVDSNPSGFVDVNSKRWAVADAGANAVISVGGNLPDTTLAVLPPVLAVPPWGGDPIPAQSVPTQVVTGPDGAYYVSELLGFPFPAGESRIWRVVPGQQPTVYATGLSNVTSLVWQHQTLYAVQFSDGSLLSEEPPIGSLREVVPGAEEHPAVLAGLLAPYGVAVHGKTAYVSVGAILPGAGEVHAVDLG
- a CDS encoding ester cyclase, with the translated sequence MEPWEMREWYAEYLDACNRHDLDAVRELVDPSVRRAHLPGGAEAWISDMAELFHAFPDWRWRRIQLIVEDDRLAAHLRASGTHLGAFRGIPPTRRHANVAEFAIYRVANRRVVEFSGTTGDFELLAQLRG
- a CDS encoding response regulator transcription factor, producing MSDDAVTRAGSADDNDVPDSDVRVFVINHRDIVRRGLRAVLEDADDLVVVGESAGVESCVPEVERAEPDVAIIDGTGAPTEAVEAVRTLRDERDDVQLVILGHADVERTRRTAIDAGADGYLLDDAVAGDVHDAVRHAARGDRMPGTPAGAGGAVADQNEIVPDLTLRERQVLSLIAAGMTNRQIGERLGLAEKTVKNYTSAVLAKLHVQRRTQAAIYSMTHAENPAPRSRN